One window of Sphingobacteriales bacterium genomic DNA carries:
- a CDS encoding T9SS type A sorting domain-containing protein — MKSVSISIFPAWLLLYCLFNFHPIFAQTPKYFAKTPIWENNLNCNGYSISMTNDSTYVISGSTLSPDNLNFRIFLALINKSGNFINFKEFIKPDTATYTMGMAINHPSERILVAGAISDTANTSWQANYILADFNSDVFKEGIASNGLAGYVTQVYAACSASDGGYILAGYSTPTPSIGISGVPWHPYMVKLDSSGNREWERLYTEYGPPWYAWFYDVKPALDGSGYFLAGANTAGASVGDILVMKTDLEGNEIWTSNIDFTTAPDEYLIKEWGMSVLPTSDGGAVVTAAYGDPDPFEGCCSPFISGYKGVFLKLDGAGNVLWNTIRLMESDESDEIISFLPEACLVETTDGDYVAAGHRYPMVGDLDGELVKVSKNGEILWRRTYDANNFNDYFYDMIATPDGGFIACGRSETYLPPWGMIARLYIVKTNCMGLLTEPEAVFTYYPLDNHAIQFINQSQYVYPDSIDGGHFIWDFGDGTPPFVCGRGFAPCPATLTHQYDAIGSYAVTLTAVVCSDTSTIQQTVVTQTVGNPPLPLSRGETAVSVYPNPARNTLTFAINNGLTPPSGGWGVEGDLGVKLLSLTGQTVLQTTLGAGETHKTVSVAHLPEGMYLYSVEHSGSVLARGKVAVVGK, encoded by the coding sequence ATGAAATCTGTTTCGATCTCCATATTTCCTGCTTGGCTGCTTTTGTATTGTTTGTTCAACTTCCATCCAATTTTTGCGCAAACCCCCAAATACTTTGCAAAAACCCCAATTTGGGAGAATAATTTAAACTGTAACGGCTACAGCATCAGCATGACAAACGACAGTACGTATGTCATAAGCGGTTCAACCTTGAGTCCCGATAATCTTAATTTCAGGATATTTTTAGCTCTGATTAACAAGTCGGGAAATTTCATCAATTTTAAGGAGTTTATAAAACCCGACACGGCCACTTATACGATGGGCATGGCAATCAACCATCCCTCCGAAAGAATACTTGTTGCAGGGGCAATTTCGGATACTGCCAATACAAGTTGGCAGGCCAATTACATACTCGCCGACTTTAATAGTGACGTATTCAAAGAAGGTATTGCAAGTAACGGATTGGCAGGATATGTAACGCAAGTTTATGCCGCATGTTCTGCTTCCGACGGGGGATATATATTGGCAGGGTACAGTACCCCGACCCCGTCTATTGGGATAAGCGGGGTGCCGTGGCATCCATATATGGTAAAATTGGATTCTTCAGGCAATCGGGAGTGGGAGCGTTTGTACACCGAATACGGACCGCCTTGGTATGCCTGGTTTTATGACGTAAAACCCGCCCTTGACGGCAGCGGATATTTTTTGGCAGGCGCCAACACAGCCGGTGCCTCGGTAGGTGATATTTTGGTCATGAAAACCGATTTAGAGGGAAACGAAATATGGACTTCCAATATTGATTTTACAACGGCGCCCGATGAATATTTAATTAAAGAATGGGGCATGTCTGTTTTACCGACATCTGACGGCGGGGCAGTTGTAACTGCCGCCTATGGCGATCCCGACCCGTTTGAAGGGTGCTGTTCTCCGTTTATTTCGGGCTACAAAGGCGTATTTTTAAAATTGGATGGTGCCGGCAATGTGCTATGGAATACAATCCGGCTAATGGAGAGCGATGAAAGCGATGAAATTATATCGTTTTTACCCGAAGCCTGTCTGGTCGAAACCACCGATGGTGATTATGTGGCAGCCGGGCATCGGTATCCTATGGTAGGCGATTTAGATGGCGAATTGGTGAAAGTTAGTAAAAATGGAGAAATACTTTGGCGGCGCACTTACGATGCTAACAATTTTAACGATTATTTTTACGATATGATAGCCACCCCCGATGGCGGCTTTATTGCCTGCGGCCGCAGCGAAACCTACCTCCCGCCCTGGGGCATGATAGCCCGTTTGTATATCGTCAAAACCAACTGTATGGGTCTGCTCACCGAGCCGGAGGCGGTCTTTACCTACTATCCCTTAGATAATCACGCGATACAGTTCATCAATCAAAGCCAGTACGTCTATCCCGACAGCATAGACGGGGGGCATTTTATCTGGGATTTTGGCGATGGTACTCCGCCTTTTGTTTGCGGACGGGGGTTTGCACCTTGTCCCGCAACGCTGACGCACCAATACGATGCAATCGGCAGTTATGCGGTAACCCTTACCGCCGTCGTTTGTTCCGATACGAGTACGATTCAGCAAACTGTAGTAACACAAACGGTAGGAAACCCGCCCCTGCCCCTCTCGAGAGGGGAAACAGCCGTATCAGTCTATCCCAACCCCGCCCGAAACACGCTGACCTTTGCAATTAACAACGGCTTAACTCCTCCTTCAGGGGGCTGGGGGGTAGAGGGGGATTTAGGGGTAAAACTCCTCTCCCTCACCGGTCAAACCGTGCTGCAAACAACGCTCGGTGCGGGGGAAACTCATAAAACCGTTTCGGTGGCGCATTTGCCGGAGGGGATGTATTTGTATTCCGTTGAGCATTCAGGCAGCGTTTTGGCACGGGGTAAGGTGGCGGTGGTTGGGAAGTGA
- a CDS encoding right-handed parallel beta-helix repeat-containing protein has protein sequence MNSLYAQEFTEETVMPPCETAAPCLSFPGCNVICNKTILRQSCPTSVPVPTPEAISGIFYVCNQPIYGWGQVAGTCEFYDNTPLDPGIDLRGSIGIFGANNATHRSEVPYVEASITPNTDYLFSYVRRTVSNVNVTFGQDAPLVATYTLEPTNFFIATKDWGTFPCVSLSQSVSGLPYANSTVLLNDNNFGGTNAPFSWRQVVAAVRTGSSSSHNSLYCYQRRDNSPSGGYYTEIDHFEMIQDIFINDQTIVMTCNQTSVEIGDPTLCVNTDLLNMRYRWSQSTDGGSTWTGLFGFDNQTSITVTPNVTTLYRLRRYFPNSFTAPDGTSIPVTTVDGPINTVNREAIITVDPYYAGINNSIDIVLPAGATTWSPGTHPFTDFIGNAADPIRIAGTIRVSDLSVLTIDNLVFEFGSLGRILVEPHGRLILIGATLSGDANCNNMWQGIRTYGNNTSTTGGRVDTNPSSQSVIRDALIGISTQNLPIIDLNNIASQLISIPDFNPINNLTNLLFPDLWQMSVINSADGFLVLNNVAFENCFMGINTAWKPSHNDIIRGCNFNTTSAGLLFPFQGWITQGEAGIFSMFSKRLIMQWCTFNNLKYGVRTNAVDDLQIPNNSTAATETNIFTNCQVGISSRNFTSTAFPNVHIINNQFIGCNTAVQTQGSNARVFSNTISNGNGLSSVGILMMGSAYSIARNNQLSNVSRGIVNIDTDVLTGVIHGNTILNTQVAIPNIGDNTTVQILCNTLGNYQLAAISVAPWLTTTQTGILGNQGNCPLFVTPLNTFIPPAGGVLFNDIYLFPANTNLFQYSEYPAFLPAGFTASPGVLNPCGGGTPPGWDPVAICTQSSPRIADPENVKHLTDQKEQEMQTALWIQHYADQADTAALIDFLSELNNRVALRYRIQKHEQDANSAALLSLLNALTIEREEDEHYEYFYRLLLSLHETNRTIFDITSEEEAQLLIVAHSRTATAYKAQTFLYVTRGHEFVVNLPELDFINWDNWQTSFKTQTGTTVSKFYPNPAQNVVQLSYHIADPNHTNPTAGIYLYNAVGKAVWHGVLSGTGELTLRIDDFEEGLYYYEIWSDTEQKYLAKDKLVIIK, from the coding sequence GTGAATAGCCTTTATGCCCAAGAGTTTACAGAGGAAACTGTCATGCCACCCTGCGAAACAGCAGCCCCATGTTTATCCTTTCCCGGTTGCAATGTTATTTGCAACAAAACCATTCTAAGGCAAAGTTGCCCAACTTCAGTTCCTGTACCGACACCGGAGGCAATATCGGGTATATTTTATGTTTGTAACCAACCTATTTACGGTTGGGGGCAAGTGGCAGGAACTTGTGAGTTTTATGACAACACGCCATTAGACCCGGGTATAGATTTGAGGGGGTCTATTGGAATTTTCGGGGCGAATAATGCAACACATCGGTCGGAAGTACCTTATGTAGAGGCAAGTATAACTCCAAATACAGACTATTTATTTAGTTATGTAAGAAGAACTGTAAGTAACGTAAATGTTACTTTTGGACAAGACGCTCCGTTAGTGGCAACATATACATTGGAGCCAACAAATTTTTTTATTGCGACTAAAGATTGGGGAACTTTCCCTTGTGTAAGTCTAAGCCAATCTGTAAGCGGTTTGCCTTATGCTAATAGTACTGTCCTTCTTAATGACAACAATTTTGGAGGTACAAACGCTCCATTTTCTTGGCGGCAAGTAGTCGCAGCAGTAAGAACAGGCAGTTCTTCTAGTCACAATTCACTGTACTGTTATCAAAGAAGAGATAATTCACCTTCGGGTGGTTACTATACAGAAATAGACCACTTCGAAATGATACAGGACATTTTTATTAACGATCAAACAATTGTCATGACCTGCAACCAAACATCTGTGGAAATTGGAGACCCAACCCTTTGCGTAAATACGGATTTACTGAATATGCGCTACCGATGGTCGCAATCCACTGACGGGGGTTCTACATGGACCGGATTGTTTGGTTTTGACAACCAAACTTCAATTACCGTAACCCCCAATGTTACTACTCTGTATAGATTAAGACGTTACTTTCCAAATTCCTTTACTGCTCCGGACGGAACCTCAATACCTGTTACTACGGTTGACGGACCTATAAATACTGTAAACCGAGAAGCCATCATAACCGTTGATCCCTATTATGCCGGCATCAACAATAGTATTGATATCGTCCTGCCTGCAGGGGCAACAACTTGGAGTCCGGGCACTCACCCATTTACCGATTTTATAGGCAATGCGGCTGACCCTATAAGAATTGCAGGTACAATAAGGGTATCGGATTTAAGTGTGCTAACTATTGATAATCTTGTATTTGAGTTCGGGTCACTAGGGCGTATTTTAGTTGAACCGCATGGGCGGTTAATACTAATCGGTGCTACATTAAGCGGAGATGCCAACTGCAACAATATGTGGCAAGGCATAAGAACTTATGGCAATAACACATCCACAACAGGCGGCAGGGTTGATACTAACCCTTCATCTCAATCAGTCATCAGAGATGCTTTAATTGGCATCAGTACCCAAAATTTACCCATTATAGACCTCAACAATATTGCATCCCAACTAATCAGCATACCGGATTTTAACCCAATCAATAACTTAACCAATCTTTTATTTCCCGACCTTTGGCAGATGAGTGTTATCAACTCAGCCGATGGGTTTTTGGTGTTAAATAATGTTGCATTTGAAAACTGCTTTATGGGCATCAATACGGCATGGAAACCCAGCCATAACGATATCATAAGGGGATGTAATTTTAATACCACCTCTGCTGGTTTGCTTTTCCCCTTCCAGGGCTGGATAACTCAAGGTGAGGCAGGTATATTCAGCATGTTTTCAAAAAGGCTTATCATGCAATGGTGCACTTTTAATAATCTCAAATACGGTGTCCGCACCAATGCAGTTGACGATTTACAAATCCCCAATAATAGTACGGCAGCTACCGAAACCAATATTTTTACCAATTGCCAAGTGGGTATTTCTTCGCGCAACTTTACTTCTACCGCTTTTCCTAATGTCCATATCATCAACAACCAATTTATTGGTTGCAACACTGCCGTACAAACACAGGGCAGCAATGCCAGAGTATTTAGCAATACCATTAGCAATGGTAACGGGCTGTCAAGTGTAGGCATACTGATGATGGGGTCAGCTTACAGTATAGCCCGAAACAATCAATTGTCCAACGTTTCGCGCGGCATTGTAAATATAGATACCGATGTATTAACAGGGGTGATACATGGTAATACCATTCTAAATACTCAAGTTGCCATACCAAATATTGGAGATAATACAACGGTACAAATCCTATGCAACACATTGGGCAACTACCAACTTGCTGCCATTTCAGTCGCCCCTTGGTTGACTACCACGCAAACCGGTATTTTGGGTAACCAAGGTAATTGTCCACTTTTCGTTACTCCGCTCAACACTTTTATTCCGCCTGCCGGCGGGGTGCTGTTTAACGATATATATTTGTTTCCAGCCAATACCAATCTTTTTCAGTATAGCGAATATCCGGCTTTTCTGCCTGCCGGTTTCACCGCCTCTCCGGGAGTGTTAAATCCTTGTGGTGGTGGCACCCCTCCTGGTTGGGATCCAGTTGCGATTTGTACCCAAAGTTCGCCGCGCATTGCTGACCCGGAGAATGTTAAGCATCTCACCGACCAAAAAGAACAGGAAATGCAAACTGCCTTATGGATACAGCATTATGCAGACCAAGCCGATACGGCAGCACTTATTGATTTTCTGTCCGAATTAAACAACCGCGTTGCTTTGCGCTACCGCATTCAGAAACATGAACAAGATGCAAACAGTGCCGCCCTTCTATCCCTTCTAAATGCCTTGACCATAGAACGGGAAGAAGACGAGCATTACGAATACTTCTATCGCTTACTGCTATCGCTTCATGAAACTAACCGAACAATCTTTGACATAACTTCCGAAGAAGAAGCCCAATTGCTTATCGTTGCCCATAGCCGTACCGCTACCGCCTACAAAGCGCAAACGTTCCTGTATGTAACGCGCGGACATGAATTTGTCGTCAACCTGCCGGAATTAGATTTTATCAATTGGGACAATTGGCAGACGAGCTTTAAAACCCAGACCGGCACTACGGTTTCGAAATTCTATCCCAATCCGGCACAAAATGTCGTACAATTGAGCTACCATATTGCCGACCCTAATCATACCAACCCTACTGCCGGCATCTACCTGTACAATGCTGTGGGAAAAGCAGTATGGCATGGCGTTTTATCGGGGACAGGCGAGTTAACTCTGCGTATAGATGATTTCGAAGAAGGGCTTTATTACTACGAAATATGGAGCGATACAGAGCAAAAGTATTTGGCAAAAGACAAGCTCGTTATTATAAAATAG